The following coding sequences lie in one Burkholderia cepacia genomic window:
- a CDS encoding YeaH/YhbH family protein, whose amino-acid sequence MLHQIIDRRLAGKNKSIANRERFLRRVKNYIRRAVSDAVRDRSIKDIQSTQSITIPRKDIAEPNFRHGPGGRREYVHPGNEDYVRGDKIPRPQGGSGGGGSQASNEGEGQDDFVFELSRDEFMQYFFDDLELPRLVKTHLLTVPSWKNVRAGWSAEGTPNNIDVVRSLRSALGRRIALGSPLVNELRELEAQLEAMKSDPEDRRAEIAVLEAEIHHLKGRIWRIPFIDPFDLRYINRVKQPQPSSQAVMFCLMDVSGSMDEQRKDLSKRFFILLYLFLKRNYERIEVVFIRHHTRAEEVDEDTFFHSTESGGTVVSSALELMRKVMNERYSPTEWNIYGAQASDGDNWTDDSPKCRKILEEDILTKTRYFAYIQVAPEEQNLWLEYAQLALSQPHLAMKKVESAADIYPVFRELFEKQVEMS is encoded by the coding sequence GTGCTTCATCAAATCATCGACCGCAGGCTGGCCGGCAAGAACAAGAGTATCGCCAACCGCGAACGCTTTCTGCGTCGCGTCAAGAACTACATTCGTCGTGCCGTGTCCGATGCGGTGCGCGACCGTAGCATCAAGGATATCCAGAGCACGCAGAGCATCACGATCCCGCGCAAGGACATCGCGGAGCCGAATTTCCGGCACGGGCCGGGCGGGCGTCGCGAATACGTGCACCCCGGCAACGAAGACTACGTGCGCGGCGACAAGATCCCGCGTCCGCAGGGCGGCTCGGGCGGCGGAGGCAGTCAGGCGAGCAACGAGGGCGAAGGGCAGGACGACTTCGTGTTCGAGTTGTCGCGCGACGAGTTCATGCAGTACTTCTTCGACGATCTCGAACTGCCGCGCCTCGTGAAGACGCACCTGCTGACGGTGCCGAGCTGGAAGAACGTGCGCGCGGGCTGGTCGGCGGAAGGCACGCCGAACAACATCGATGTCGTGCGTTCGCTGCGCAGCGCACTCGGGCGTCGCATCGCGCTCGGCTCGCCGCTCGTCAACGAGCTGCGCGAGCTCGAGGCGCAGCTCGAGGCGATGAAGAGCGATCCGGAGGACCGGCGCGCGGAGATCGCGGTGCTCGAGGCCGAGATCCATCACCTGAAGGGGCGCATCTGGCGGATTCCGTTCATCGATCCGTTCGACCTGCGCTACATCAACCGCGTGAAGCAGCCGCAACCGTCGAGCCAGGCCGTGATGTTCTGCCTGATGGACGTGTCGGGCTCGATGGACGAGCAGCGCAAGGATCTGTCGAAGCGCTTCTTCATCCTGCTGTACCTGTTCCTCAAGCGCAACTACGAGCGCATCGAGGTGGTGTTCATCCGTCACCACACGCGTGCCGAGGAAGTCGACGAGGACACCTTCTTCCATTCGACCGAGAGCGGCGGCACGGTGGTGTCGAGTGCGCTCGAGCTGATGCGCAAGGTGATGAACGAGCGCTACTCGCCGACCGAGTGGAACATCTACGGCGCGCAGGCGTCCGACGGCGACAACTGGACCGACGATTCGCCCAAGTGTCGCAAAATCCTGGAAGAGGATATCCTCACGAAGACGCGTTACTTCGCGTATATCCAGGTCGCGCCGGAAGAGCAGAACCTGTGGCTGGAGTACGCGCAACTGGCCTTGTCGCAGCCGCATCTCGCGATGAAAAAAGTGGAATCGGCTGCCGACATTTACCCGGTGTTTCGCGAATTGTTCGAAAAGCAGGTGGAAATGTCATGA
- a CDS encoding SpoVR family protein → MTTRHLHNESRGYAPRPSGDDTAGSAASQQRGQAEPPPPAADLPGSGQKEARMNVAERKPLPCPSDWTFELLEEYDTHISQVAEQYELDIYPIQLELISAEQMMDAYASVGMPVNYRHWSFGKHFLSTEKSYRRGQMGLAYEIVINSNPCIAYLMEENTMTMQALVIAHAAYGHNSFFKGNYLFRLWTDAHAIIDYLVYAKNYVAECEERYGLDRVEELLDSCHALMNYGVDRYKRPQKPSLSKEAALRREREAYLQSQVNELWRTLPGKKPELMEEQEGRYPPEPQENLLYFAEKNAPLLEPWEREVIRIVRKIGQYFYPQRQTQVMNEGWATFWHYTLLNTLYNQGKLEDSFMMEFLHSHSNVVYQPPVTKPYYSGINPYALGFSMMSDIRRICEAPTEEDYKWFPEIAGTPWLPAMHYAMRNFKDESFIAQYLSPSLIRDMRLFSVLDDDMRDSLEVSAIHDDSGYQYVRQALSRQYDIHHREPNIQVWAVNTRGDRSLTLRHFMTDNRHLSNDSDEVLKHMARLWQFDVYLESVDEAGTVRKRYECRYVPPEIRV, encoded by the coding sequence ATGACGACCCGCCATCTGCACAACGAGTCGCGCGGCTACGCGCCGCGCCCCTCCGGCGACGACACGGCCGGCTCTGCCGCATCGCAGCAACGCGGGCAGGCCGAACCGCCGCCGCCGGCCGCCGACTTGCCCGGCTCAGGGCAAAAGGAAGCGCGTATGAACGTTGCCGAACGCAAGCCGCTGCCGTGCCCGTCCGACTGGACGTTCGAACTGCTCGAGGAATACGACACGCACATCTCGCAGGTCGCCGAACAATACGAGCTCGATATCTACCCGATCCAGCTCGAACTGATCAGCGCCGAGCAGATGATGGACGCGTATGCGTCGGTCGGGATGCCCGTCAACTACCGTCACTGGTCGTTCGGCAAGCACTTCCTGTCGACCGAGAAGAGCTACCGTCGCGGCCAGATGGGGCTCGCGTACGAAATCGTCATTAATTCGAACCCGTGCATCGCGTATCTGATGGAAGAGAACACGATGACGATGCAGGCGCTCGTCATCGCGCACGCGGCGTACGGGCACAACTCGTTCTTCAAGGGAAATTACCTGTTCCGGCTGTGGACCGACGCGCACGCGATCATCGACTATCTCGTGTACGCGAAGAACTACGTGGCGGAATGCGAGGAGCGCTACGGCCTCGATCGCGTCGAGGAACTGCTCGATTCGTGCCATGCGCTGATGAACTATGGCGTCGACCGCTACAAGCGGCCGCAGAAGCCTTCGCTGTCGAAGGAGGCCGCGCTGCGGCGCGAACGCGAGGCGTACCTGCAGTCGCAGGTGAACGAACTGTGGCGCACGCTGCCGGGCAAGAAGCCCGAGCTGATGGAAGAGCAGGAAGGCCGTTATCCGCCCGAGCCACAGGAAAACCTGCTGTATTTCGCGGAAAAGAATGCGCCGCTGCTCGAGCCGTGGGAGCGGGAAGTGATCCGCATCGTGCGCAAGATCGGCCAGTATTTCTACCCGCAGCGGCAGACGCAGGTGATGAACGAAGGCTGGGCGACGTTCTGGCATTACACGCTGCTCAATACGCTGTACAACCAGGGGAAGCTGGAAGACAGCTTCATGATGGAGTTCCTGCATTCGCACAGCAATGTGGTCTACCAGCCGCCTGTCACGAAGCCGTACTACAGCGGGATCAATCCGTATGCGCTCGGCTTCTCGATGATGAGCGACATCCGGCGGATCTGCGAAGCGCCGACGGAAGAAGACTACAAGTGGTTTCCGGAGATCGCGGGCACCCCGTGGCTGCCGGCGATGCATTACGCGATGCGTAACTTCAAGGACGAGAGCTTCATCGCGCAGTACCTGTCGCCGAGCCTGATCCGCGACATGCGGCTCTTCTCGGTGCTCGACGACGACATGCGCGATTCGCTCGAGGTCTCGGCGATCCACGACGATTCCGGCTACCAGTACGTGCGGCAGGCATTGTCGCGGCAGTACGACATCCATCACCGCGAGCCGAATATCCAGGTGTGGGCCGTCAACACGCGCGGCGACCGCAGCCTCACGCTGCGCCACTTCATGACCGACAACCGTCACCTGTCGAACGACAGCGACGAAGTGCTCAAGCACATGGCGCGGCTCTGGCAGTTCGACGTGTACCTCGAAAGCGTCGACGAAGCCGGTACCGTGCGCAAGCGCTACGAGTGCCGCTACGTGCCGCCGGAGATCCGCGTTTGA
- a CDS encoding MFS family transporter: protein MDVQTDQAALSAHDTRRRVFAIVGASSGNLVEWFDFYIYSFCALYFAPAFFPSGNTTTQLLNTAGVFAAGFLMRPIGGWLFGRIADRHGRRAAMMISVLMMCGGSLVIAVLPTYAQIGALAPALLLVARLFQGLSVGGEYGTSATYMSEVALKGRRGFFASFQYVTLIGGQLCALLVLVVLQQTLSTDELKAWGWRIPFVVGAAAALISLYLRKSLDETSTSESRDKKNAGTIRGVWEHKGAFFTVVGFTAGGSLIFYTFTTYMQKYLVNTAGMHAKTASNVMTVALLVYMLMQPVFGALSDRIGRRTSMILFGSFAVIGTVPLMHALKDVTSPVAAFVLITVALAIVSFYTSISGLIKAEMFPPEVRAMGVGLSYAVANAIFGGSAEYVALWFKSIGSEETFYWYVTVLCAISLIVSWRMRDPSKEGYLRHEP from the coding sequence ATGGACGTCCAGACCGACCAAGCTGCGCTGTCCGCGCATGACACCCGGCGGCGCGTGTTCGCCATCGTCGGCGCCTCATCGGGCAACCTCGTCGAGTGGTTCGACTTCTACATCTACTCGTTCTGCGCGCTGTACTTCGCGCCGGCGTTCTTCCCGAGCGGCAACACGACGACGCAGCTGCTGAACACGGCCGGCGTGTTCGCGGCCGGCTTCCTGATGCGTCCGATCGGCGGCTGGCTGTTCGGCCGCATCGCCGACCGTCACGGTCGCCGCGCGGCGATGATGATCTCGGTGCTGATGATGTGCGGCGGGTCGCTCGTGATCGCGGTGCTGCCGACCTACGCACAGATCGGCGCACTCGCGCCGGCGCTGCTGCTGGTCGCGCGCCTGTTCCAGGGCCTGTCGGTGGGCGGCGAGTACGGCACCAGCGCGACCTACATGAGTGAAGTCGCGCTGAAGGGGCGCCGCGGCTTCTTCGCGTCGTTCCAGTACGTGACGCTGATCGGCGGCCAGCTGTGCGCGCTGCTGGTGCTCGTGGTCCTGCAACAGACGCTGTCGACCGACGAGCTGAAGGCATGGGGCTGGCGCATTCCGTTCGTGGTCGGCGCGGCGGCCGCGCTGATCTCGCTGTACCTGCGGAAATCGCTCGACGAGACGTCGACCAGCGAATCGCGCGACAAGAAGAACGCCGGCACGATCCGCGGCGTGTGGGAGCACAAGGGCGCGTTCTTCACGGTGGTCGGTTTCACGGCCGGCGGCTCGCTGATCTTCTACACGTTCACGACGTACATGCAGAAGTACCTCGTGAACACGGCCGGCATGCACGCGAAGACGGCCAGCAACGTGATGACCGTCGCGCTGCTCGTCTACATGCTGATGCAGCCGGTGTTCGGCGCGCTGTCCGACCGGATCGGCCGCCGTACGTCGATGATCCTGTTCGGCTCGTTCGCGGTGATCGGCACCGTGCCGCTGATGCATGCGCTGAAGGACGTGACGAGCCCCGTGGCCGCGTTCGTGCTGATCACGGTTGCGCTGGCGATCGTCAGCTTCTACACGTCGATCAGCGGCCTCATCAAGGCCGAGATGTTCCCGCCGGAAGTGCGTGCGATGGGCGTCGGCCTGTCGTATGCGGTTGCGAACGCAATCTTCGGCGGTTCGGCCGAGTACGTCGCGCTGTGGTTCAAGTCGATCGGCAGCGAGGAAACCTTCTACTGGTACGTGACCGTGCTGTGCGCGATCTCGCTGATCGTGTCGTGGCGGATGCGCGATCCGAGCAAGGAAGGCTATCTGCGTCACGAGCCGTGA
- a CDS encoding LysR family transcriptional regulator, with protein sequence MQRVPSLKLLSGFEAAARLGNFSRAADELHLSQSAISHQIQQLEAQLGQPLFRRRGRGVELTIAGEVLQRSVQRAMDTLRGGLDRIATYLNPGLVVLVCPAPLLHGWLQPRLEQLQQVLPDLCPLLSTDETARYVDEIDVDMTIGTRPMLQPGLVDIPFMRDEWVTVCATPLAETLARVPRAEHARHAGLVCLEASLTDERMATVFREQLSDFRMQAIYDDQRLVLDAVQRGRGIACLPRLVAQAGLDQHALTVLVDYPRLPGTTWWLSRMEGPSRSPIVEQMFDWLVEQGILSSVADPAHDRAKPPSA encoded by the coding sequence ATGCAACGCGTTCCGTCCCTGAAACTGCTGAGCGGCTTCGAAGCCGCAGCCCGGCTGGGCAACTTCTCGCGTGCGGCCGACGAGCTTCACCTGTCGCAATCGGCGATCAGCCATCAGATCCAGCAGCTCGAAGCGCAACTCGGGCAGCCGCTGTTCCGCCGGCGCGGCCGAGGCGTCGAGCTGACCATCGCCGGCGAGGTCCTGCAGCGCAGCGTGCAGCGTGCGATGGACACGTTGCGCGGCGGGCTCGACCGCATCGCGACCTACCTGAACCCGGGGCTCGTCGTGCTCGTGTGTCCGGCACCGTTGCTGCACGGCTGGCTGCAGCCGCGCCTCGAGCAGTTGCAGCAGGTGCTGCCGGACCTGTGCCCGCTGCTGTCGACCGACGAAACGGCGCGCTACGTCGACGAGATCGACGTCGACATGACGATCGGCACGCGGCCGATGCTGCAGCCCGGCCTGGTCGATATCCCGTTCATGCGTGACGAGTGGGTGACGGTATGCGCGACGCCGCTGGCCGAGACGCTCGCCCGTGTGCCGCGCGCCGAACACGCGCGGCACGCGGGGCTCGTCTGCCTCGAAGCGAGCCTGACCGACGAGCGCATGGCAACCGTCTTTCGCGAGCAACTGTCGGATTTCCGGATGCAAGCGATCTATGACGATCAGCGGCTGGTACTGGACGCCGTGCAGCGCGGCCGCGGCATCGCGTGCCTGCCGCGCCTCGTCGCCCAGGCGGGCCTCGACCAGCACGCGCTGACCGTGCTCGTCGACTACCCGCGCCTGCCCGGCACCACCTGGTGGCTGTCGCGGATGGAAGGCCCGTCGCGCTCGCCGATCGTCGAGCAGATGTTCGACTGGCTGGTCGAGCAAGGCATCCTGTCGAGCGTGGCCGACCCGGCGCACGACCGCGCGAAGCCGCCGTCCGCGTAA
- a CDS encoding agmatine deiminase family protein has translation MGRFDARQRGYRMPAEWESMHATWLGWPVLEDREDLWGTHYAQVCREFALVARTIARYQRCVVAVHHSQADAARELVGPSVDVLPVAAEDNWLRDCGPIFLVSEQHGLGAAVFRFNCWGEKYQPYDGCQQAGQDIARAAGAEIFNSHMVLEGGSFYVDGQGTLVTTESCLLHPNRNPHLSRTEIEAELRRMLGVEKIVWLPGNPDEVETNGHVDGIASFIAPGRMLCQTAVPEQGDYFRVMRENRRALELATDAAGRRFELLDLPSPIVSERFGSERYCDCYANYILVNGAVIVTAFGVEQDEAARDAFSLAFPGRKVEMLPIPTLSIGGGSIHCSTQQQPSVAR, from the coding sequence ATGGGTCGCTTTGATGCTCGCCAGCGCGGTTACCGGATGCCCGCCGAATGGGAATCCATGCACGCCACGTGGCTCGGATGGCCGGTTCTCGAAGACCGCGAGGACTTGTGGGGGACGCATTACGCGCAGGTTTGCCGCGAATTCGCGCTGGTTGCGCGGACGATCGCGCGCTACCAGCGCTGCGTGGTCGCGGTGCACCACAGCCAGGCCGACGCCGCGCGAGAGCTGGTGGGCCCGAGTGTCGACGTGCTGCCCGTCGCGGCCGAGGACAACTGGCTGCGCGACTGCGGACCGATTTTCCTCGTGAGCGAACAGCACGGGCTCGGCGCGGCCGTGTTCCGCTTCAACTGCTGGGGCGAGAAGTATCAGCCGTACGACGGCTGCCAGCAGGCCGGGCAGGACATCGCGCGCGCAGCCGGTGCCGAGATCTTCAACTCTCACATGGTGCTGGAAGGCGGCTCGTTCTACGTCGATGGGCAGGGCACGCTGGTCACGACCGAAAGCTGCCTGCTGCATCCCAACCGCAATCCGCACCTGAGCCGCACGGAGATCGAGGCGGAACTGCGCCGGATGCTGGGCGTCGAGAAGATCGTGTGGCTGCCGGGTAACCCCGACGAAGTGGAAACGAACGGGCACGTCGACGGCATCGCGTCGTTCATCGCGCCCGGCCGGATGCTGTGCCAGACCGCCGTACCCGAGCAGGGCGACTATTTCCGCGTGATGCGGGAAAACCGCCGTGCGCTGGAACTTGCGACCGATGCGGCGGGGCGCCGTTTCGAACTGCTCGACCTGCCGTCGCCGATCGTCAGCGAACGCTTCGGCTCCGAGCGCTACTGCGATTGCTATGCGAACTACATCCTGGTGAACGGCGCGGTGATCGTGACCGCGTTCGGTGTCGAGCAGGACGAGGCCGCACGCGACGCTTTCAGCCTGGCATTCCCGGGGCGTAAGGTGGAGATGCTGCCGATTCCGACGCTGTCGATCGGCGGCGGCAGCATCCACTGTTCGACGCAGCAGCAGCCTTCCGTCGCGCGCTGA
- the aguB gene encoding N-carbamoylputrescine amidase, protein MPSKHITVAAVQMASGSWNLEDNMATAERLIRVAAAQGANLVLCPELFAMPYFCLDQNVRHLELAQPFEGNAQIARFAALAGELGIVLPIGFFERSGNAAYNSIAVADADGRVLGVYRKTHIPDGPGYTEKFYFTPGDTGFKVWDTRFGRIGIGICWDQWYPETARSLALMGAEILCFPTIIGSEPFSSEFDSAGHWQRTMQGHAAANMVPVVAANRIGRETGFGNGNPQQQGLTGVFYGSSFIADHTGEKRAEANRTDEAVLVQTFDLDAIRADRQSWGFFRDRRPEMYRTLLTSDGVVLLSIRDSP, encoded by the coding sequence ATGCCGTCCAAACACATTACCGTCGCCGCCGTGCAGATGGCGTCGGGCAGCTGGAATCTCGAAGACAACATGGCCACCGCGGAGCGCCTGATCCGCGTGGCCGCCGCACAGGGCGCGAATCTCGTGCTGTGCCCGGAGCTGTTCGCGATGCCGTACTTCTGTCTCGACCAGAACGTGCGCCATCTCGAACTCGCGCAGCCGTTCGAAGGCAATGCGCAGATCGCCCGGTTCGCGGCGCTGGCCGGCGAGCTCGGCATCGTGCTGCCGATCGGCTTCTTCGAGCGTTCGGGCAACGCCGCGTACAACTCGATCGCCGTGGCGGATGCGGACGGACGCGTACTCGGCGTCTATCGCAAGACGCATATCCCGGACGGGCCCGGCTATACGGAGAAGTTCTATTTCACGCCGGGCGACACCGGCTTCAAGGTGTGGGACACGCGTTTCGGGCGGATCGGCATCGGCATCTGCTGGGATCAGTGGTATCCGGAGACGGCGCGCAGTCTCGCGCTGATGGGTGCCGAGATCCTGTGCTTTCCGACCATCATCGGTTCGGAGCCGTTCAGCAGCGAATTCGATTCGGCCGGCCACTGGCAGCGCACGATGCAGGGCCACGCGGCGGCCAACATGGTGCCGGTCGTCGCGGCCAACCGGATCGGCCGCGAAACGGGCTTCGGCAACGGCAATCCGCAGCAGCAGGGGCTGACCGGCGTGTTCTACGGGTCGAGCTTCATCGCGGATCACACCGGCGAGAAACGAGCCGAGGCGAACCGCACCGACGAAGCCGTGCTGGTGCAGACGTTCGATCTCGACGCGATCCGCGCCGACCGCCAATCGTGGGGCTTTTTCCGCGATCGCCGCCCGGAGATGTATCGCACGTTGCTGACCAGCGACGGTGTCGTCCTGTTATCGATAAGGGATTCGCCATGA
- a CDS encoding polyamine ABC transporter substrate-binding protein, with product MAVRRGAPGLALCLLAGAARADEEKVLNLYNWSNYFAPDTIAAFEKETGIKVRYDAYDSDETLQSKLLTGNSGYDLVWPTNDFMAKQIQAGVYRKLDKGRLPNLKYLDPSLLKQMAQSDPGNQYGVPYMWGTVGVGYDRAKVSAILGKDMPADSLDLLFNPAIAARVAAKCGLGLQDSASTVLPLALRYIGRDPMRPSAQDYAAAQAMLMKVRPFIRQFVGSSDANELIEGELCVTVGFSGAINLAAQKAKARDPKRDVVYDIPRIGSLMWFDAMVIPASAKHPDNAHAFINYILRPDVIAKISNSTRYANANQGALKLMDPALVRDPGIYPDDATRRTLFTPIAESPAAMRLEGRTWLGFKTARP from the coding sequence ATGGCTGTGCGTCGCGGCGCGCCGGGCCTCGCGTTGTGCCTGCTGGCCGGTGCGGCTCGCGCCGACGAAGAGAAGGTGTTGAACCTGTACAACTGGAGCAACTACTTCGCGCCGGATACGATTGCCGCGTTCGAGAAGGAAACCGGCATCAAGGTGCGCTACGACGCGTACGACAGCGACGAGACGCTGCAGTCGAAGCTGTTGACCGGCAACAGCGGCTACGACCTCGTGTGGCCGACCAACGACTTCATGGCCAAGCAGATCCAGGCCGGCGTGTATCGGAAGCTCGACAAGGGCCGGCTGCCGAACCTGAAGTATCTCGACCCGTCGCTGCTGAAGCAGATGGCGCAGTCCGATCCCGGCAACCAGTACGGCGTGCCGTACATGTGGGGCACCGTGGGCGTCGGCTACGACCGCGCGAAGGTGAGCGCGATCCTCGGCAAGGACATGCCGGCCGACAGTCTCGACCTGCTGTTCAACCCGGCGATCGCGGCGCGCGTCGCCGCGAAATGCGGGCTGGGCCTGCAGGACTCCGCGAGCACGGTGCTGCCGCTGGCGCTGCGCTACATCGGCCGCGATCCGATGCGTCCGTCCGCGCAGGATTACGCGGCCGCGCAGGCGATGCTGATGAAGGTCCGGCCGTTCATCCGCCAGTTCGTCGGGTCGTCCGACGCCAACGAGCTGATCGAAGGCGAGCTGTGCGTGACGGTCGGCTTCTCCGGCGCGATCAACCTGGCCGCGCAGAAGGCGAAGGCGCGCGATCCGAAGCGCGACGTCGTGTACGACATCCCGCGCATCGGCAGCCTGATGTGGTTCGACGCGATGGTGATCCCGGCGTCGGCGAAGCATCCGGACAACGCGCACGCGTTCATCAACTACATCCTGCGCCCGGACGTGATCGCGAAGATCTCGAACTCGACGCGCTACGCGAACGCGAACCAGGGCGCGCTGAAGCTGATGGACCCGGCGCTGGTTCGCGATCCGGGCATCTATCCGGACGACGCGACCCGGCGCACACTGTTCACGCCGATCGCCGAGTCGCCGGCCGCGATGCGTCTGGAAGGACGGACCTGGCTCGGCTTCAAGACCGCGCGGCCGTGA
- a CDS encoding agmatine deiminase family protein yields MTTRRQLLKRGLSVSGAALAAGTLGGLFGRAAHAQQGATWHMPDEGAPHTATWMAFGPSEDIWGARLLPVVRENLAAVAKAIAAHEPLKMLVREQDYAIASRLCGSSVELVQHPVDDLWMRDTGPVFVKNASGQLGGVSFNFNGWGNKQEHDQDAEVAPFVTERAGARLIDTKLVLEGGGIEVDGEGTAIITRSCVLNANRNPGVSQAQCEAELSRLLGLKKIIWLPGIAGKDITDGHTDFYARFTSPGVVVAGLDTDPSSYDHAVTRQHLEILRKSTDAKGRPLKVVVLPGPKTVRHAYENAEFAAGYINFYVCNRAVIAPQFGDSRADRNTRDTLVDLFPGREVIQLNIDGIAAGGGGIHCTTQQQPA; encoded by the coding sequence ATGACAACACGACGTCAACTGTTGAAACGCGGCCTGTCCGTATCGGGCGCGGCGCTGGCCGCCGGTACGCTGGGCGGATTGTTCGGCCGCGCCGCGCACGCGCAGCAGGGCGCCACCTGGCACATGCCGGACGAAGGCGCGCCGCACACGGCGACCTGGATGGCGTTCGGCCCGAGCGAGGACATCTGGGGCGCGCGGCTGCTGCCGGTGGTGCGCGAGAACCTCGCGGCCGTCGCGAAGGCAATCGCGGCGCACGAGCCGTTGAAGATGCTGGTGCGGGAGCAGGACTATGCGATCGCATCGCGGCTGTGCGGCTCGTCGGTCGAGCTCGTTCAGCATCCGGTCGACGATCTGTGGATGCGCGATACCGGGCCCGTGTTCGTGAAGAACGCGTCGGGCCAGCTCGGCGGCGTGAGCTTCAATTTCAACGGCTGGGGCAACAAGCAGGAGCACGACCAGGATGCGGAAGTCGCACCGTTCGTGACCGAGCGCGCCGGCGCGCGGCTGATCGACACGAAGCTCGTGCTGGAAGGCGGCGGCATCGAGGTGGACGGCGAGGGCACGGCGATCATCACGCGCAGTTGCGTGCTGAATGCGAACCGCAACCCGGGCGTCAGTCAGGCCCAGTGCGAGGCCGAGCTGAGCCGCCTGCTCGGGCTGAAGAAGATCATCTGGCTGCCCGGCATCGCAGGCAAGGACATCACCGACGGGCATACCGATTTCTACGCGCGTTTCACGAGCCCGGGCGTCGTGGTGGCCGGGCTCGACACCGATCCGTCGTCGTACGATCACGCGGTGACGCGGCAGCATCTGGAGATCCTGCGGAAATCCACCGATGCGAAGGGGCGCCCGTTGAAGGTCGTCGTGCTGCCGGGGCCGAAGACCGTCCGGCACGCCTACGAGAACGCGGAGTTCGCGGCCGGCTACATCAACTTCTACGTGTGCAACCGCGCGGTGATCGCGCCGCAATTCGGCGACAGTCGCGCCGACCGCAATACGCGCGACACGCTCGTCGACCTGTTCCCCGGCCGCGAGGTCATCCAGCTGAACATCGACGGCATCGCCGCGGGTGGTGGCGGCATCCACTGCACCACGCAACAGCAGCCGGCCTGA